From the genome of Bacteroides sp. MSB163, one region includes:
- a CDS encoding glycoside hydrolase family 2 protein, whose product MNQKFLLLITGAVLNIFIGSSQERVNLDLSSQPWNITLDHAAAWQNDELYLPPVDIKALPVNTPTGGWQLLKHPDKTGINLPATVEEHLWGWNGQTFGVTGNYTGVSWFETEVDIPAEWKDRRIAMNIGSVRFRAEIFVNHQLAGYDLVNSTPFSIDITPFIEPGKKNVITFRITDPNGNFNWKDSQVYTWGVYRTNPSHGFGGITGKVELEATGKLYVKDVFIKNQPEPHTIEVEVRAANETGASVTNKELCLEIKEHPNGQTVYRKNIRLESLKEGENLQTYQIKVPNAHLWSVDSPRLYDLKISLNDDAVTERFGFRWFEIKDIKGDRQFFLNGKRIVLRTAISWGFWPYNGITPSDELAKRQITIAKELGLNMLNFHRNIGQTNILDYADELGLLYFEEPGGNQYPIKNFNDNDKQSNFYFAYRNEKLARMVKRDRNHPSLIIYNLHNERGAYPQTQDYDQMRMAHALDPTRILTYNSSNGENPAEEHNTRFKLHLMPYDTTFYDYGWYDRHHAGGPGCYHDNLYLGKDNYHRFSDHKKEIVYWGEDGAIGTPPRLQLIREDILKSGKMNSWEADDYLQWYDAYDRFLKEKGFDKAFPTVDDLTRSMGNVSFYYQGRIIENIRISNTVDAYAVNGWESMKLENHSGIVDNYRFPKGDPEVMARYNAPLYLAVKMNRKVVSTGDTTLVDTYIVNEKNLKGSYILNLVAKDESGNVVASHKERVTVKGGNDYGQCLQSGWAFIPKSKGYTRIEASLLKGKTELVKGDDLLFAVELNTKGITTQGSVADTTGALVNFLRGVGMEVPVYKGGTPEGNYLLVGAYEPTQWGSGMSDIMEWVYKGHTLIIVDNPERWAEFLADKEVLDYRGSKILGKSWYGGNFFNREHSIFMNLPANSAFNWEYQCFATYNRRRIGLRCFNGETLVGCVSDHKKEVYSALQVIPAGSGKVIITTLDIPACIKGIKEYTAPVDLDGMNESMNTFNTKSENRANVVGQQLLLNLLKEVYR is encoded by the coding sequence ATGAATCAGAAGTTTCTACTACTAATAACAGGTGCCGTACTGAATATCTTCATCGGCTCTTCTCAGGAAAGAGTAAACCTCGACTTGTCCTCCCAACCATGGAACATCACCTTAGACCATGCAGCTGCCTGGCAGAATGATGAGTTATATCTTCCGCCGGTAGATATCAAAGCATTGCCTGTAAACACTCCGACAGGGGGCTGGCAATTACTGAAACATCCCGATAAAACAGGTATCAATCTGCCTGCCACAGTAGAAGAGCACCTGTGGGGATGGAACGGACAGACATTCGGAGTGACAGGAAACTATACGGGAGTTTCCTGGTTTGAAACTGAAGTAGATATTCCTGCCGAATGGAAAGACAGGCGGATTGCAATGAATATCGGCTCCGTGAGGTTCCGTGCTGAAATATTTGTCAACCATCAACTGGCAGGATATGATTTAGTGAACAGTACTCCTTTCTCCATCGACATCACTCCTTTTATAGAACCGGGCAAGAAGAATGTAATCACTTTCCGGATTACAGATCCTAACGGGAACTTCAATTGGAAAGACTCGCAGGTTTATACCTGGGGAGTATATCGCACCAATCCCTCACACGGCTTCGGTGGTATTACGGGAAAAGTGGAACTGGAAGCTACCGGAAAGCTTTATGTGAAAGATGTATTCATCAAAAACCAACCGGAACCGCATACCATTGAAGTAGAAGTCAGAGCAGCCAATGAAACCGGAGCTTCTGTCACAAACAAGGAACTATGTCTGGAAATCAAGGAACATCCCAACGGACAGACCGTATACCGCAAGAATATCCGCCTGGAATCACTGAAAGAAGGTGAGAACCTGCAAACTTATCAAATCAAAGTACCCAATGCGCACTTATGGAGTGTGGACTCGCCCCGTCTCTATGACCTGAAAATTTCTCTGAACGACGATGCCGTAACTGAGCGTTTCGGTTTCCGTTGGTTCGAAATAAAAGATATAAAAGGAGACCGGCAATTCTTCCTGAACGGCAAACGGATCGTATTACGGACAGCTATCTCGTGGGGATTCTGGCCTTATAATGGCATCACTCCTTCCGATGAACTGGCCAAACGACAAATTACGATTGCCAAAGAACTGGGATTGAACATGCTGAACTTTCACCGGAATATCGGGCAAACCAACATTCTGGACTATGCTGATGAATTGGGATTGCTCTATTTTGAAGAACCCGGAGGTAATCAGTACCCCATCAAAAACTTCAATGACAACGACAAGCAGAGTAATTTCTATTTTGCCTACCGCAACGAGAAACTGGCACGCATGGTGAAGCGGGACCGTAACCATCCGTCACTTATCATCTACAATCTGCATAATGAACGTGGCGCTTATCCCCAGACTCAAGATTATGACCAGATGCGCATGGCACATGCTTTGGACCCTACCCGCATCCTGACTTATAATTCAAGCAACGGAGAAAATCCGGCAGAGGAACACAACACGCGTTTCAAACTGCATCTGATGCCTTATGACACTACCTTCTACGACTATGGATGGTATGACCGGCATCACGCAGGCGGTCCCGGATGTTATCATGACAACTTATATCTGGGTAAAGATAACTATCACCGTTTCTCCGATCATAAGAAAGAAATTGTATACTGGGGTGAAGACGGGGCAATCGGTACTCCTCCACGCCTGCAACTCATCCGCGAAGATATCCTGAAAAGCGGCAAGATGAATAGTTGGGAAGCGGACGATTATCTGCAATGGTATGACGCCTACGACCGTTTTCTGAAAGAGAAAGGGTTCGACAAAGCTTTCCCCACGGTGGATGACCTGACGCGTTCTATGGGAAATGTTTCTTTCTATTATCAGGGAAGGATCATAGAGAATATCCGGATCAGTAATACAGTAGATGCGTATGCCGTAAATGGTTGGGAAAGTATGAAACTTGAGAATCATTCGGGCATCGTCGACAATTATCGTTTCCCGAAAGGAGATCCGGAAGTCATGGCCCGCTACAATGCTCCTCTTTATCTGGCTGTCAAAATGAACCGCAAGGTAGTGAGTACAGGAGATACAACGTTGGTAGACACTTACATTGTGAACGAAAAGAATCTGAAAGGTTCTTATATACTGAATCTGGTAGCCAAAGATGAAAGTGGAAACGTAGTGGCCAGTCATAAGGAACGGGTGACAGTGAAAGGTGGAAATGACTACGGTCAATGCCTGCAAAGCGGTTGGGCATTTATACCGAAGAGTAAAGGTTATACCCGCATAGAGGCTTCCTTACTGAAAGGTAAAACAGAATTGGTAAAGGGAGATGATCTGTTGTTTGCGGTTGAACTGAATACGAAAGGCATCACAACACAGGGCAGTGTAGCCGATACGACGGGAGCTCTGGTAAACTTCTTACGCGGTGTCGGCATGGAGGTTCCGGTTTACAAAGGTGGTACCCCTGAAGGAAATTATCTGCTGGTCGGCGCTTATGAACCTACGCAATGGGGCAGTGGCATGAGCGACATCATGGAATGGGTATATAAAGGACATACTCTGATTATTGTAGACAATCCGGAACGTTGGGCAGAATTCCTGGCAGATAAAGAGGTACTGGACTATCGTGGTTCGAAGATTCTGGGTAAATCATGGTATGGAGGTAATTTCTTCAACCGGGAGCATTCTATCTTTATGAACCTGCCGGCAAATAGTGCTTTCAACTGGGAATATCAATGCTTTGCCACGTACAACCGGCGTCGTATCGGTTTGCGGTGTTTCAATGGTGAGACACTTGTAGGCTGTGTTTCCGACCATAAGAAAGAGGTATATTCAGCCTTACAGGTGATACCGGCAGGAAGTGGAAAAGTAATTATCACTACACTAGATATCCCTGCCTGTATCAAAGGAATCAAGGAGTATACCGCACCTGTCGATTTGGATGGTATGAATGAATCTATGAATACATTCAACACGAAAAGTGAAAACCGGGCTAATGTGGTAGGCCAACAGTTGCTGCTGAATCTATTGAAGGAAGTTTATAGATAA